One region of Termitidicoccus mucosus genomic DNA includes:
- the plsX gene encoding phosphate acyltransferase PlsX, which yields MSGSIDGVHGCIAVDAMGSDLGPSEVVAAAKLALDEFPDLSPLTLVGDEALLRQLAQEAGLAGHPKLAFFHASEVVTMGDKPLLALKRKKDSSMARAIELVKNGEAGAAISCGNTGCLVGAGILKLRTLDGMDRAALAAVIPRANGHFVILDAGANPEARPDHLVHNAIVGSHYYRLVFGVERPRIGLLTIGTEEGKGNTLVTETHEMLKRLGDLIHYLGPVEGFQLFADEVDVVVCDGFVGNICLKSWESLAKFFVTELKAGLLANPIRKTGALLVRGAFTELRDRVKPERYGGAPLLGLRGNLIKAHGSANRQALKNAIYDASEMIKTNLTRHIEADIARANDLIGLVAR from the coding sequence GTGTCGGGCTCGATCGACGGCGTCCACGGTTGCATCGCGGTTGATGCCATGGGAAGCGACCTCGGACCTTCCGAAGTCGTTGCCGCGGCGAAACTCGCGCTGGACGAATTTCCGGACCTCAGCCCGCTGACGCTTGTCGGCGACGAGGCGTTGCTCCGGCAACTCGCGCAGGAGGCGGGCCTCGCCGGCCATCCGAAGCTGGCGTTTTTTCACGCCTCCGAAGTCGTCACCATGGGCGACAAGCCGTTGCTTGCGTTGAAACGGAAAAAGGACTCCTCGATGGCCCGCGCCATCGAGCTGGTTAAAAACGGCGAGGCAGGCGCCGCCATCAGTTGCGGCAACACCGGCTGCCTCGTCGGCGCGGGCATCCTCAAGCTCCGCACGCTCGACGGCATGGACCGCGCCGCCCTCGCCGCCGTCATCCCGCGCGCCAACGGCCACTTCGTCATCCTCGACGCCGGCGCCAATCCCGAGGCCCGCCCCGACCATCTCGTCCACAACGCGATCGTCGGCTCGCATTATTACCGGCTCGTATTCGGCGTCGAACGCCCGCGCATCGGCCTCCTCACCATCGGCACCGAGGAAGGCAAGGGCAACACCCTCGTCACCGAGACCCACGAGATGCTCAAGCGCCTCGGCGACCTCATCCACTACCTCGGCCCCGTCGAAGGCTTCCAGCTTTTCGCCGACGAGGTGGACGTGGTGGTTTGCGACGGCTTTGTCGGCAACATCTGCCTGAAGTCGTGGGAGTCGCTCGCCAAGTTCTTCGTCACCGAACTCAAGGCCGGCCTCCTCGCCAACCCCATCCGCAAAACCGGCGCGCTCCTCGTCCGCGGCGCGTTTACCGAACTCCGCGACCGCGTGAAACCCGAACGCTACGGCGGCGCGCCGCTGCTCGGGCTTCGCGGCAATCTCATCAAGGCCCACGGCTCTGCCAACCGCCAGGCCCTCAAGAACGCGATCTACGATGCCAGCGAGATGATCAAGACCAACCTCACCCGGCACATCGAGGCCGATATCGCCCGCGCCAACGATCTCATCGGACTCGTCGCCCGGTAA
- the rpmF gene encoding 50S ribosomal protein L32: MANPKRKQSKRRSANRRAANAFKAPQYSIDPTDGSAFRPHRVNQKNGMYRGRQVLNVEV, encoded by the coding sequence ATGGCTAATCCAAAACGCAAACAATCCAAACGCCGCAGCGCCAACCGCCGCGCCGCCAACGCTTTCAAGGCTCCGCAATACTCGATCGATCCGACCGACGGCAGCGCCTTCCGCCCGCACCGCGTGAACCAGAAGAACGGCATGTATCGCGGACGCCAGGTGCTCAACGTCGAGGTCTGA